Proteins from a genomic interval of Gemmatimonadaceae bacterium:
- a CDS encoding cytochrome P450, giving the protein MPAASASHPPGPRARYPGELLSRLSGRDRLAFLESLPARYGDVCSFRAGGRRIVLLSHPDDIRDVLVTHQRRFMKGRALQRAKRLIGDGLLTSEGELHLRQRRLVQPAFHKARIAGYADAMAQAAVAARESWRAGPADINAAMMALTMTIVARTLFATDVAHETERVAQALHDAFSSFNLGFSPLAPLLDALPTAKTRAFKRARATLDDIIYRIIAERRREGGDRGDLLSMLLAAQDTEGDGTGMSDTQLRDELLTLFLAGHETTANALSWTWLLLEQHPAVREALHAEIDGALGDRTPIADDVARLPYTRAVFAEAMRLYPPAYIVGRMALESHTVREWSFPRGTIFLMSQWITHRDARWWGTPGAFRPERWLEPDERPRFAYWPFGGGTRICVGEQFAWMEGVLVLAALARRWEVRVAAPYPRPEPIITLRPTGGMPATLVARAR; this is encoded by the coding sequence ATGCCCGCTGCCTCCGCCAGCCATCCCCCCGGTCCACGCGCCCGCTATCCGGGCGAGCTGCTGTCGCGTCTGTCGGGGCGGGACCGGCTGGCCTTTCTGGAGAGCCTCCCGGCGCGTTATGGCGACGTGTGTAGCTTCCGGGCGGGCGGCCGGCGCATCGTGCTGCTCTCCCACCCGGATGACATCCGTGATGTGCTGGTCACCCACCAGCGCCGCTTCATGAAAGGGCGGGCGCTGCAGCGGGCCAAGCGGTTGATCGGCGACGGACTGCTCACCAGCGAGGGAGAGCTGCACCTGCGGCAGCGGCGCCTCGTGCAGCCGGCCTTTCACAAGGCGCGCATTGCGGGGTATGCCGACGCGATGGCGCAGGCTGCGGTCGCAGCGCGCGAGAGCTGGCGCGCCGGCCCGGCGGACATCAACGCCGCCATGATGGCGCTCACCATGACCATCGTGGCGCGCACGCTCTTCGCCACCGACGTCGCGCACGAGACCGAGCGCGTGGCGCAGGCGCTGCACGATGCCTTTTCGTCGTTCAATCTCGGCTTCAGCCCGCTCGCGCCGCTGCTCGACGCGCTGCCGACCGCCAAGACGCGCGCCTTCAAGCGGGCGCGGGCCACGCTCGACGACATCATCTACCGCATCATCGCCGAGCGTCGGCGCGAGGGCGGCGATCGCGGCGATCTGCTGAGCATGCTGTTGGCGGCGCAGGATACCGAAGGCGACGGCACCGGGATGAGCGACACCCAGCTGCGCGATGAGCTGCTCACGCTCTTCCTGGCCGGCCACGAGACCACCGCCAACGCGCTCAGCTGGACCTGGCTGCTGCTGGAACAGCACCCGGCCGTGCGCGAGGCCTTGCACGCCGAGATCGATGGTGCGCTTGGCGACCGAACGCCGATCGCCGACGACGTGGCGCGCCTGCCGTACACGCGGGCGGTGTTTGCCGAGGCGATGCGCCTCTATCCGCCGGCCTACATCGTGGGCCGCATGGCACTCGAATCGCATACGGTACGCGAGTGGTCCTTTCCCCGCGGCACGATCTTTCTGATGTCGCAGTGGATTACCCACCGCGATGCGCGCTGGTGGGGCACGCCGGGCGCCTTCCGCCCCGAGCGTTGGCTCGAACCCGATGAACGGCCGCGCTTTGCCTACTGGCCGTTTGGTGGTGGCACCCGCATCTGCGTGGGCGAGCAGTTCGCCTGGATGGAGGGTGTGCTGGTGCTCGCCGCCCTGGCCCGGCGGTGGGAGGTCCGGGTAGCGGCCCCCTATCCGCGGCCGGAGCCGATCATCACGCTCCGCCCGACTGGCGGCATGCCGGCCACGCTCGTCGCGCGCGCGCGGTAA
- a CDS encoding sugar ABC transporter substrate-binding protein — translation MHALRLLPAALLLATACGTTSDSGPIIGLITKTETNPFFVKMKEGADATAKAKGATLLAGAGRNDGDNAGQVTALENQVAAGAKAVLISVSDAKAIVPAIRKAREAGVLVIALDSPTDPLDATDAFFGTDNYKAGELIGAYAKARLGGAPAKIVTIDLIPGNPTGAQRHNGFLQGFGLASFDRSHNDLAQPPEVVCMGDGVGDQAKAQTVMENCLQQHPEVNVVYTINEPSGAGAWNALKKAGREKDVLIVSVDGGCRGVQDVAEGKLAATAQQYPLHMAELGVEAAMTFITSGKKPSGYTDTGVALVAATAAAGVTSLSPAEGAQRCWGTK, via the coding sequence ATGCACGCCCTCCGCCTCCTTCCCGCGGCCCTGCTGCTGGCCACCGCCTGCGGCACGACATCCGACAGCGGCCCGATCATCGGCCTGATCACCAAGACCGAGACCAATCCGTTCTTCGTGAAGATGAAGGAGGGCGCAGACGCTACCGCCAAGGCGAAAGGGGCCACCCTGCTGGCCGGCGCCGGCCGCAACGACGGCGACAATGCCGGCCAGGTCACCGCGCTCGAGAATCAGGTCGCGGCGGGGGCCAAGGCTGTGCTCATCTCGGTGAGTGATGCCAAGGCCATCGTGCCGGCCATCCGCAAGGCGCGTGAGGCCGGTGTGCTCGTGATTGCCCTCGACAGCCCCACCGACCCGCTCGACGCCACGGACGCGTTCTTTGGTACCGACAATTACAAGGCGGGCGAGTTGATCGGCGCCTATGCCAAGGCGCGCCTTGGCGGCGCGCCAGCGAAGATCGTGACCATCGATCTCATCCCCGGCAATCCCACCGGGGCGCAGCGTCACAACGGTTTCCTGCAGGGCTTCGGCCTCGCCAGCTTCGATCGCTCGCACAACGATCTCGCCCAGCCACCGGAAGTGGTGTGCATGGGCGACGGCGTCGGCGATCAGGCCAAGGCGCAGACGGTCATGGAGAACTGCCTTCAGCAGCATCCGGAGGTCAACGTGGTGTACACCATCAACGAGCCGAGCGGCGCCGGTGCGTGGAACGCGCTCAAGAAGGCGGGGCGCGAGAAGGACGTGCTCATCGTGAGCGTCGATGGTGGCTGCCGTGGCGTGCAGGACGTCGCCGAGGGGAAGCTGGCGGCCACGGCGCAGCAGTATCCGCTGCACATGGCCGAACTCGGCGTGGAGGCCGCGATGACGTTCATCACGTCCGGCAAGAAGCCAAGTGGCTACACCGATACCGGCGTGGCACTGGTGGCGGCGACAGCGGCGGCGGGCGTGACCAGCCTCTCGCCAGCCGAAGGCGCACAGCGCTGCTGGGGCACCAAGTGA
- a CDS encoding PQQ-binding-like beta-propeller repeat protein, protein MLRSGTTKLAALAAVSTVLAGVLVTQVKSTTAQAKPLVRGNAYGEWRYWGADQWSTRYSPLDQINASNFDKLQVAWTWKGGEKFGPDEYYRTTPLYANGRLFTVVSTKRHVVALDPETGNELWSYKVEEGIRWQKAPRQFAGRGLSYWSSGTKERVLVTTPGYHLISLDAKTGKPDPTFGKNGQIDLMEGIGYPLVKLAVDDSGPLIISDAAPYRAAKPGETWDPVKKIGADGTVGILGQIASSSPPIVVGNVLIVGNSSIHGYYPIRASNPTGTIRGIDIATGKVLWKFNLVPQPGEYGAETWKNGSKIGTKGVGKVDAWAPYSADEALGLVYIPVGMPLMDEYGGHRPGDNLFGNSLVALDVKTGKRKWHFQMVHHDIWDYDTPMAPNLLDVTVNGQKRKVVAVTTKQGWVYTFDRVTGEPIWPMPETPVAQSGIPGEQSSPTQPIPSKPAPYSQQGLVEADLIDYTPAIKDSALALAKKCRMGPYFIPPSAADGKDKTGFKCSWYAPGASGGVNIDGGAAADPETGKLFVASITGMSTTALRNDPCSEFDYSSPANNCGLLGALPAPAGYKPPENVGFNGRSNGSMIGGVSIVKNKQFGGITAYDMNSGDKNWWIPNAGFFKQTTRDKLFEGVTLDPVPGRGQAQVINTKSLMIYGTGRSGGLPGEPPKLYAVDKATGKQIASVQIPSKTTAVPMTFLHKGQQYIVFAVGAEEQAALVAMKLPK, encoded by the coding sequence ATGCTCCGAAGTGGTACCACCAAACTCGCGGCGCTCGCCGCCGTCAGTACGGTGCTGGCCGGCGTGCTCGTCACGCAGGTCAAGAGCACCACGGCGCAGGCCAAGCCGCTCGTGCGCGGCAACGCGTACGGTGAATGGCGCTACTGGGGCGCCGATCAGTGGAGCACCCGCTACTCGCCGCTCGACCAGATCAACGCGTCGAACTTCGACAAGCTGCAGGTCGCCTGGACCTGGAAGGGTGGGGAGAAGTTCGGCCCCGATGAGTACTACCGGACCACGCCGCTGTATGCGAACGGCCGCCTCTTCACGGTGGTGTCCACCAAGCGGCACGTCGTGGCGCTCGATCCGGAGACGGGCAACGAGCTGTGGTCGTACAAGGTCGAGGAAGGCATCCGCTGGCAGAAGGCGCCGCGGCAGTTTGCCGGCCGCGGTCTGTCGTACTGGAGCAGCGGCACGAAGGAACGCGTGCTCGTCACGACGCCCGGGTATCATCTCATTTCGCTCGATGCGAAGACGGGCAAGCCCGACCCGACGTTCGGCAAGAACGGCCAGATCGATCTCATGGAAGGGATCGGCTATCCGCTGGTGAAGCTCGCGGTGGATGACTCGGGGCCGCTCATCATCTCCGATGCGGCGCCGTATCGCGCGGCCAAGCCGGGCGAGACCTGGGATCCGGTCAAGAAGATCGGTGCCGATGGCACGGTGGGTATCCTGGGCCAGATCGCGTCGAGCTCGCCGCCGATCGTGGTGGGCAACGTGCTCATCGTGGGGAACAGCTCGATTCACGGCTACTACCCCATTCGCGCGTCGAATCCGACCGGCACCATTCGCGGCATCGACATCGCGACGGGCAAGGTGCTCTGGAAATTCAATCTCGTCCCGCAGCCGGGTGAGTACGGCGCCGAGACGTGGAAGAACGGATCCAAGATCGGCACCAAGGGCGTGGGCAAGGTGGACGCGTGGGCGCCGTACAGCGCCGACGAAGCGCTCGGTCTCGTCTACATCCCGGTTGGCATGCCCCTCATGGACGAATACGGCGGCCATCGTCCGGGCGACAACCTCTTCGGCAACTCGCTCGTCGCGCTCGATGTGAAGACGGGCAAGCGGAAGTGGCACTTCCAGATGGTGCACCATGACATCTGGGACTACGACACGCCGATGGCGCCGAACCTCCTCGACGTCACGGTGAACGGCCAGAAGCGCAAGGTTGTCGCCGTCACCACGAAGCAGGGCTGGGTGTACACGTTCGACCGCGTGACCGGTGAACCGATCTGGCCGATGCCGGAAACGCCGGTGGCGCAGAGTGGTATTCCGGGCGAGCAGTCCTCGCCCACGCAGCCCATTCCCAGCAAGCCCGCGCCGTACTCGCAGCAGGGGCTCGTGGAGGCCGATCTGATCGACTACACGCCGGCCATCAAGGACTCGGCGCTGGCGCTCGCCAAGAAGTGCCGCATGGGCCCGTACTTCATTCCGCCCTCGGCGGCGGATGGGAAGGACAAGACCGGCTTCAAGTGCTCGTGGTACGCGCCGGGCGCGAGCGGTGGTGTGAACATCGATGGCGGTGCCGCGGCGGACCCGGAGACGGGCAAGCTCTTCGTCGCGTCGATCACCGGTATGAGCACCACGGCGCTCCGCAACGATCCGTGCTCGGAATTCGACTACAGCTCACCGGCCAACAACTGCGGCCTCCTCGGCGCCCTGCCGGCCCCGGCGGGCTACAAGCCGCCCGAGAACGTCGGCTTCAACGGCCGTTCCAACGGCTCGATGATCGGTGGCGTGTCGATCGTGAAGAACAAGCAGTTCGGTGGCATCACCGCGTACGACATGAACAGCGGCGACAAGAACTGGTGGATTCCGAACGCCGGCTTCTTCAAGCAGACGACGCGCGACAAGCTGTTCGAAGGCGTCACGCTTGATCCCGTGCCGGGGCGTGGTCAGGCGCAGGTGATCAACACCAAGTCGCTCATGATCTACGGCACCGGCCGCAGCGGTGGCCTGCCGGGTGAACCGCCCAAGCTCTACGCCGTGGACAAGGCCACCGGCAAGCAGATCGCGTCGGTGCAGATCCCGTCGAAGACGACCGCCGTGCCGATGACGTTTCTGCACAAGGGGCAGCAGTATATCGTGTTCGCGGTGGGGGCGGAGGAGCAGGCGGCACTGGTAGCGATGAAGCTGCCGAAGTGA
- a CDS encoding HupE/UreJ family protein gives MLALSRLWRARELSRRISRLVIPVLCLLCVPWLGAAAHEVPRHVGVRAYVVPTPDRIRLLVQIPLEAVRDVDWPLRTNGSLDVARAAPYLRDAAALWIRDGVTLRDGTTTLPAPTLLAVRASVPSDRAFDAWASALNAVRTQPLADSTDVPFAQLRLEAELEVPAAVALGNLVIEPRWAHLGITTTTVLTAITANGAPRVYTYEGDPGALHLDPRWWHAALRFVREGALHLFGGLDHLLFVLCLVLPVRRLAPLVGIVTAFTVAHSLTLGAAAFGFAPSGLWFPPLVEVLIAASIVWMALGNIIGARVEQRWKVAFGFGLIHGFGFSAALRDQLQFAGSHLLTSLAAFNLGIELAQLAVLLLLVPVLNWVFAREIPERIGVMVASALVAHEAWHWMGDRAATLREYPITMPALDAAFAVSAIRVAMAGCVLLGVMWALSALVARLQRAGVRLTDGARVTDGARVAAVLVAGVVAIGIAPRAAQAQPRSTASGVYTPEQAQKGREVFQSSCLGCHTVASHTGPSFQLKWFGRPLADLYDYLSNLMPKSAPGTLTEDEYVWVTAYILRLNGMPPGKTELNAEPAWLKSVRVDSVRTGKSMHPSPAVR, from the coding sequence GTGTTGGCCCTCTCCCGCCTGTGGCGCGCCCGCGAGCTGTCTCGCCGGATCTCGCGCCTTGTCATCCCTGTGCTGTGCCTGCTGTGCGTACCGTGGCTCGGGGCGGCTGCCCACGAGGTGCCGCGGCACGTCGGGGTGCGCGCGTATGTGGTCCCCACGCCCGATCGCATCCGGCTGCTGGTGCAGATCCCGCTCGAGGCCGTGCGCGATGTGGACTGGCCGCTGCGGACCAACGGCTCGCTGGATGTCGCACGCGCCGCGCCATACCTGCGCGACGCGGCAGCGTTGTGGATTCGCGATGGCGTCACGTTGCGTGATGGTACCACCACGCTGCCCGCGCCGACCCTGCTGGCGGTGCGCGCCAGCGTTCCCAGCGATCGCGCCTTTGACGCGTGGGCGTCGGCGCTCAACGCGGTGCGCACGCAGCCGCTCGCCGACTCCACCGATGTCCCGTTCGCCCAGCTGCGGCTGGAAGCGGAACTCGAAGTGCCCGCCGCCGTGGCGCTCGGCAATCTCGTGATCGAACCGCGGTGGGCGCATCTGGGCATCACCACCACCACGGTGCTTACGGCCATCACTGCGAACGGTGCGCCACGCGTCTACACGTACGAAGGCGACCCGGGAGCGCTGCACCTCGATCCGCGCTGGTGGCACGCCGCGCTGCGCTTCGTCCGCGAGGGGGCGCTGCACCTGTTTGGCGGGCTCGATCACCTGCTGTTTGTGCTGTGCCTGGTGCTGCCCGTGCGCCGACTGGCGCCGCTGGTGGGGATCGTGACGGCGTTCACCGTGGCGCATTCGCTCACGCTCGGGGCGGCGGCGTTCGGCTTCGCGCCGAGCGGATTGTGGTTCCCCCCGCTCGTGGAAGTGCTGATCGCCGCGAGCATCGTGTGGATGGCGTTGGGGAACATCATCGGTGCGCGCGTCGAACAGCGCTGGAAGGTCGCGTTTGGCTTTGGTCTCATTCACGGCTTCGGTTTTTCGGCCGCGCTGCGCGACCAGCTGCAGTTCGCGGGGAGTCATCTGCTCACCTCGCTCGCGGCGTTCAACCTCGGGATTGAACTCGCGCAACTGGCCGTGCTGCTCCTGCTGGTGCCGGTGCTCAACTGGGTCTTCGCGCGCGAGATTCCCGAACGGATTGGCGTGATGGTGGCCTCGGCACTGGTAGCCCACGAAGCGTGGCACTGGATGGGAGATCGCGCGGCGACGCTCCGCGAGTATCCGATCACGATGCCGGCGCTCGATGCGGCCTTCGCCGTGAGCGCCATTCGCGTGGCGATGGCCGGCTGTGTGCTGCTCGGCGTGATGTGGGCGCTCTCGGCGCTCGTGGCGCGGCTGCAGCGTGCGGGCGTGCGCCTGACAGACGGGGCCCGCGTGACCGACGGGGCCCGCGTGGCCGCGGTACTTGTCGCTGGGGTGGTGGCCATCGGCATCGCCCCGCGGGCGGCGCAGGCCCAACCCCGCAGCACGGCAAGCGGCGTCTACACTCCGGAGCAGGCGCAGAAGGGGCGCGAAGTCTTTCAGTCCTCGTGTCTCGGCTGCCACACGGTGGCGTCGCACACCGGCCCCTCGTTTCAGCTCAAGTGGTTTGGCCGCCCGTTGGCCGACCTGTATGACTATCTCAGCAACCTGATGCCCAAGAGTGCGCCGGGGACGCTCACCGAAGACGAATACGTCTGGGTGACCGCCTACATCCTGCGCCTCAACGGCATGCCCCCCGGCAAGACCGAGCTCAACGCCGAGCCGGCCTGGCTCAAGTCGGTGCGCGTGGATTCTGTGCGCACCGGCAAGTCGATGCATCCTTCCCCCGCGGTTCGTTAG
- a CDS encoding ABC transporter permease, translating into MSRRARQLATLGPVLALIAASTFFALQSPRFLTGENLSLILQQVMVVGVLAIGQTLVILTAGIDLSCGMVMALGGVVMALLATRGGLSPALAIGAGVGVTTVAGFLNGLLITRIKLPPFIVTLGTMNIAFALTQLVSHSQSVTDLPPLLTLLGDTVSVGRTPVAYGVMAMLVLYGLAWWLLRETAGGRHLYATGNAPEAARLSGIATARVLLAVYTLAGACYGVAALLGVARTGVGDPQAGQTENLDTVTAVVLGGTSLFGGRGVILGSLVGALIVGVFRNGLTLMGVSSVYQILVTGVLVILAVSLDQSARRAR; encoded by the coding sequence GTGAGCCGTCGTGCGCGACAGCTCGCCACGCTGGGGCCGGTGCTCGCACTCATCGCGGCATCGACTTTCTTCGCGCTCCAGTCGCCGCGCTTTCTGACGGGCGAGAACCTGTCGCTCATTCTCCAGCAGGTCATGGTGGTGGGGGTGCTCGCCATCGGTCAGACCTTGGTGATTCTCACGGCCGGTATCGATCTCTCCTGCGGCATGGTGATGGCGCTGGGCGGTGTCGTGATGGCACTGCTGGCAACGCGCGGCGGGCTCTCCCCTGCCCTCGCGATTGGCGCCGGCGTTGGTGTCACGACGGTCGCGGGGTTCCTGAACGGGCTGCTGATCACCCGCATCAAACTGCCGCCGTTCATCGTCACGCTCGGGACGATGAACATTGCGTTCGCGCTGACGCAGCTCGTGTCCCATTCGCAGAGTGTGACGGACCTGCCCCCGCTGCTCACCCTGCTCGGCGACACCGTAAGTGTTGGACGCACCCCGGTGGCGTACGGGGTGATGGCGATGCTGGTGCTCTACGGGCTCGCGTGGTGGCTGCTGCGCGAAACAGCCGGTGGCCGCCACCTGTACGCCACGGGCAACGCGCCGGAAGCGGCGCGCCTCTCCGGCATTGCCACTGCTCGGGTCCTGCTTGCGGTATATACGCTCGCCGGCGCCTGCTACGGCGTGGCGGCGCTGCTCGGTGTGGCACGCACGGGCGTGGGTGATCCGCAGGCGGGGCAGACGGAGAATCTGGACACGGTCACGGCGGTCGTCCTTGGCGGCACCAGCCTGTTCGGTGGCCGCGGGGTGATCCTTGGCTCGCTGGTCGGCGCGCTGATCGTGGGGGTGTTCCGCAATGGCCTCACGCTCATGGGTGTGTCGTCGGTGTACCAGATCCTGGTGACGGGTGTGTTGGTCATCCTCGCCGTTTCGCTCGACCAATCGGCGAGGCGCGCCCGATGA
- a CDS encoding ATP-binding cassette domain-containing protein: MSAAPLVLDASGLRKAYGSVVALDGCDFEVRAGEILAVIGDNGAGKSSLIKALSGAMIPDSGVIRLDGASVAFRSPADARAAGIETVYQDLAVAPALSIAENLFLGRELRRPGVLGSALRLIDRPRMLREAATHLDALGIRVRSLTQAVETLSGGQRQGIAVARSAAFARHVVILDEPTAALGVRESGMVLDLIRRVRDRGLSVVLISHNMPHVFELADRIHIQRLGHRALLVERSAISMSDAVAVMTGAA, encoded by the coding sequence ATGAGCGCGGCGCCTCTCGTGCTCGACGCCAGCGGCCTGCGCAAAGCCTACGGCTCGGTGGTCGCGCTGGACGGCTGCGACTTCGAGGTGCGCGCCGGTGAGATTCTGGCCGTGATCGGCGACAACGGCGCCGGCAAGTCGTCGCTCATCAAGGCGCTCTCGGGCGCGATGATCCCCGACAGCGGCGTCATCCGGCTCGACGGGGCATCGGTGGCGTTCCGCTCTCCTGCTGACGCCCGCGCGGCCGGGATCGAAACCGTCTATCAGGACCTCGCGGTAGCACCGGCGCTTTCGATCGCCGAAAACCTCTTCCTCGGACGCGAGCTGCGCCGGCCCGGCGTGCTCGGCTCCGCGCTGCGCCTGATCGATCGCCCCCGCATGCTACGCGAAGCGGCGACGCATCTCGACGCGCTGGGCATTCGCGTGCGCTCGCTGACCCAGGCCGTCGAGACGCTCTCCGGCGGCCAGCGCCAAGGGATCGCTGTCGCCCGCAGCGCCGCCTTCGCGCGACACGTGGTAATCCTGGACGAGCCCACGGCGGCCCTGGGCGTGCGCGAAAGCGGGATGGTGCTCGACCTGATCCGTCGCGTCCGTGACCGTGGCTTGAGCGTGGTGCTCATCAGCCACAACATGCCGCATGTCTTCGAGCTGGCCGATCGCATTCACATCCAGCGGCTGGGGCATCGTGCGCTGCTGGTCGAGCGATCGGCGATTTCGATGTCGGATGCGGTCGCTGTGATGACCGGGGCGGCGTAG